Proteins found in one Pseudorasbora parva isolate DD20220531a chromosome 11, ASM2467924v1, whole genome shotgun sequence genomic segment:
- the flrt1b gene encoding leucine-rich repeat transmembrane protein FLRT1: protein MATESLVELRDWLFLLLLCLTLLVEVLEFAAATAAAAEAALGEAELQGDVPCPSACRCDDGFIYCNDRGLSIIPPLPLTAAVLYLQNNRIDNAGLPTSLERRLTVRVVYLYDNELDDFPTHLPPSLRELHLQDNNIRTLPRSALARLPLLEKLHMDDNSVSTVSIEDKAFANNPRLRLLFLSRNHLSSIPSGLPASLEELRLDDNRISTIPTHAFRGLSSLRRLFLDGNLLANQRIADDTFSRLSNLTELSLVRNSLQAPPLNLPSMHLLRLYLQDNAIAHMPRGSLDGMRRLQKLDLSGNNLTTLPKGLFKDLDSLSQLLVRGNPWYCGCNLRWLHDWLHERGSSVTVRGLTCHGPERLRGMVLRDLTSQLEDCEISVDTAGGMVGNDGAKKENTEKKWPTQPPVTTTPPLPQGSLFTLRSRRPGHKYSDIGQESLGGGNGVTGKSLLISVKPLTPETVHITWQAAQPVPSFRLSWLRLGNSPAMGSITETLVPGDRREYLLTQLQPQSSYIICLVPLSGNDGKRNSFIATGGLNINTNSEHEHPACAKTETDPLEQPISDQDDRGTDQLSALPLAGIIGGATALVSLFLIFGIFCWYGHRAGYLAPGDHSIYSRDVVGSRGASKHYDDYVESGTIKDTSILEIRAHGFQMTPMPAQQPLQPKAKVEDMTYIHTIFPSNNATLFRSTLNHTGNPGYGTNRGYREGGIPDIDYSYT from the coding sequence ATGGCCACAGAGAGCCTTGTTGAACTCCGCGACTGGTTGTTCCTACTTCTTCTATGCCTGACATTATTGGTTGAAGTCCTAGAGTTTGCAGCAGCAACTGCTGCCGCCGCAGAGGCAGCTCTCGGGGAGGCGGAGCTTCAGGGAGACGTGCCATGCCCCTCAGCTTGCAGGTGTGATGATGGCTTCATTTACTGTAATGACCGTGGCTTGAGCATCATTCCTCCATTACCATTAACGGCAGCTGTGCTCTATTTGCAAAATAACCGCATAGACAATGCTGGGCTACCAACATCTTTAGAGCGACGACTGACTGTAAGAGTAGTTTACCTTTATGATAATGAACTGGATGATTTTCCAACACATCTGCCTCCGTCGCTAAGGGAACTTCACCTACAGGACAATAATATACGAACTTTACCCCGTTCTGCTCTTGCACGGCTCCCCCTTTTGGAGAAGCTTCACATGGATGACAATTCAGTTTCAACCGTAAGTATAGAAGACAAAGCATTCGCCAACAATCCGAGGCTGCGTCTTCTTTTTTTGTCACGGAATCACCTCTCAAGTATACCATCAGGACTGCCTGCATCACTTGAGGAACTCCGGCTAGACGACAATCGGATTTCAACTATTCCAACACATGCATTTCGAGGTCTCTCCTCTCTAAGACGTCTCTTCCTCGATGGTAATCTGCTGGCAAATCAACGAATCGCAGATGACACATTCTCACGGCTGTCTAATCTCACAGAGCTTTCTCTGGTTCGTAACTCGCTCCAGGCACCACCATTAAACCTTCCTAGTATGCATCTCCTTCGGCTCTATCTACAGGACAATGCCATAGCCCATATGCCACGAGGCTCCCTGGATGGCATGCGAAGACTACAGAAACTGGACCTTTCAGGTAACAACTTAACGACTCTTCCGAAAGGTTTATTCAAAGACCTAGACAGCCTTTCACAATTACTCGTCCGAGGAAATCCCTGGTACTGTGGCTGTAACCTCCGCTGGCTTCATGACTGGTTGCATGAGCGAGGTTCCTCAGTGACTGTGAGAGGTTTAACTTGCCATGGACCAGAGAGATTAAGAGGCATGGTACTAAGGGACCTTACCAGTCAGTTAGAAGACTGTGAGATCAGTGTAGATACTGCAGGAGGAATGGTTGGAAATGATGGAGCAAAAAAAGAGAACACAGAGAAAAAGTGGCCGACACAGCCACCAGTTACAACAACCCCTCCACTTCCACAGGGTTCCCTCTTTACCCTCAGATCCAGACGACCAGGACACAAGTATTCTGATATTGGCCAGGAAAGTCTTGGAGGCGGAAATGGGGTTACTGGTAAATCATTACTAATCAGTGTAAAACCTCTCACACCAGAGACAGTCCACATTACTTGGCAGGCTGCACAGCCAGTTCCCTCCTTCAGACTTTCTTGGTTGCGACTAGGCAACAGTCCTGCAATGGGGTCAATCACAGAAACACTTGTGCCAGGGGATCGCCGTGAGTATTTACTTACGCAACTACAGCCCCAGTCAAGTTATATCATCTGCTTGGTGCCTCTCTCTGGAAACGATGGTAAAAGAAACTCTTTCATAGCAACTGGGGGGttaaacataaacacaaactcAGAGCATGAGCATCCTGCTTGTGCCAAAACAGAGACAGATCCCCTAGAGCAGCCTATTTCTGACCAGGACGATCGAGGAACTGACCAACTGTCAGCACTACCACTTGCTGGAATTATTGGAGGTGCAACAGCACTGGTGTCTTTGTTCTTAATTTTTGGTATCTTCTGCTGGTATGGACACCGTGCAGGGTACCTTGCACCAGGTGATCACTCTATATACAGTAGAGATGTGGTTGGATCGAGAGGTGCCAGCAAACATTATGATGACTATGTCGAGTCTGGAACCATAAAAGACACATCAATCTTAGAAATCAGGGCTCATGGCTTTCAGATGACACCAATGCCTGCCCAACAACCTTTGCAGCCCAAGGCAAAAGTTGAGGATATGACATACATCCATACTATTTTCCCCTCTAATAATGCAACTCTATTTAGGAGCACCCTTAACCACACAGGAAATCCAGGCTATGGAACAAATCGAGGGTACAGAGAAGGGGGAATACCAGACATAGATTATTCATACACGTGA